A window from Schistosoma haematobium chromosome 1, whole genome shotgun sequence encodes these proteins:
- a CDS encoding hypothetical protein (EggNog:ENOG410VGK7~COG:G): MFNILNAYDLLTVNYPLFQLKGNIDPYCQCQSVFVSVHNDHKRDLEMKWTVCESMFKVFVPLSIGCNTLQLRCEHHLAEFRIVYVHNRDSPYTVRPIYVICSDDTGWFQAPAGMVPTKESACKRIGLGIRLLQTLTAEAFLSELGMRCTFLIKEELSRKSSRNISGWSSEACCNCHYSSLSKTFVNSNTPEDVWKKLAYELYEKYPHNFENTKWVAFMACTRYHPPKKINSEFLSYNEILLRTTAHFALGTGGLALLGTGTLHAWPETLKDLQVVLGNTRIVDPTLMDDTAYRHTYWAAFATGLGAVWHELGHCFGLEHYPQGIMFRGDDINLCLGFPPPDSVCPHESNMNGKSVQATDRYDSSNPDNRHRRDLCQVCYS, translated from the exons ATGTTCAATATATTGAATGCTTATGATTTACTCACAGTAAATTACCCACTCTTCCAGTTAAAGGGAAATATTGACCCTTACTGTCAATGTCAATCAGTTTTCGTCTCTGTTCACAATGATCATAAAAGAGATTTGGAAATGAAGTGGACTGTATGCGAATCAATGTTCAAAGTATTTGTCCCATTGTCCATAGGATGTAATACCTTGCAACTAAGGTGTGAACACCACCTCGCTGAGTTTCGAATAGTGTATGTACATAATCGTGACTCTCCATATACTGTCAGGCCTATTTATGTAATATGTTCTGATGATACTGGGTGGTTCCAAGCTCCTGCAGGAATGGTTCCCACGAAAGAAAGTGCTTGTAAACGTATTGGGCTAGGAATTAGATTGTTGCAAACTTTGACTGCAGAAGCTTTTCTGTCTGAACTTGGAATGAGATGCACTTTTTTAATTAAGGAAGAACTCAGTCGTAAATCATCGCGAAATATTTCAGGCTGGTCTTCCGAAGCCTGTTGTAATTGTCACTACTCAAGTCTCAGTAAAACGTTTGTTAATAGTAATACTCCCGAAGATGTGTGGAAGAAGTTGGCATACGAGCTCTACGAAAAATATCCTCATAACTTCGAGAACACAAAATGGGTTGCTTTTATGGCTTGTACACGTTATCACCCTCCCAAGAAAATCAATTCCGAATTCCTGAGTTACAATGAAATACTTCTTCGGACAACAGCTCATTTCGCTCTCG GAACAGGGGGTTTAGCCTTACTTGGAACGGGGACTTTACATGCTTGGCCAGAAACGCTTAAAGATTTGCAGGTAGTTTTGGGTAATACAAGAATTGTTGATCCAACATTGATGGATGACACTGCTTATCG ACACACTTACTGGGCGGCTTTTGCTACAGGATTGGGTGCTGTTTGGCATGAATTAGGTCATTGTTTCGGACTGGAACACTATCCCCAGGGTATAATGTTTCGTGGTGATGATATTAATTTATGTCTTGGATTTCCACCTCCTGATTCTGTTTGTCCACATGAATCCAATATGAATGGTAAATCTGTCCAAGCTACAGATCGATATGATAGTTCGAATCCTGATAATAGACATAGAAGAGACCTTTGTCAAGTATGCTACTCCTG A
- a CDS encoding hypothetical protein (EggNog:ENOG410VGK7~COG:G), which produces MFNILNAYDLLTVNYPLFQLKGNIDPYCQCQSVFVSVHNDHKRDLEMKWTVCESMFKVFVPLSIGCNTLQLRCEHHLAEFRIVYVHNRDSPYTVRPIYVICSDDTGWFQAPAGMVPTKESACKRIGLGIRLLQTLTAEAFLSELGMRCTFLIKEELSRKSSRNISGWSSEACCNCHYSSLSKTFVNSNTPEDVWKKLAYELYEKYPHNFENTKWVAFMACTRYHPPKKINSEFLSYNEILLRTTAHFALGTGGLALLGTGTLHAWPETLKDLQVVLGNTRIVDPTLMDDTAYRHTYWAAFATGLGAVWHELGHCFGLEHYPQGIMFRGDDINLCLGFPPPDSVCPHESNMNGKSVQATDRYDSSNPDNRHRRDLCQIQPPKSLSRAIQFHRIVQFHPIKSRLHSSDQTTNEEMKFKRWGFCKSLWHQGSAFWGTKALSKLLSCPWIIETPTLDKDKLPVQK; this is translated from the exons ATGTTCAATATATTGAATGCTTATGATTTACTCACAGTAAATTACCCACTCTTCCAGTTAAAGGGAAATATTGACCCTTACTGTCAATGTCAATCAGTTTTCGTCTCTGTTCACAATGATCATAAAAGAGATTTGGAAATGAAGTGGACTGTATGCGAATCAATGTTCAAAGTATTTGTCCCATTGTCCATAGGATGTAATACCTTGCAACTAAGGTGTGAACACCACCTCGCTGAGTTTCGAATAGTGTATGTACATAATCGTGACTCTCCATATACTGTCAGGCCTATTTATGTAATATGTTCTGATGATACTGGGTGGTTCCAAGCTCCTGCAGGAATGGTTCCCACGAAAGAAAGTGCTTGTAAACGTATTGGGCTAGGAATTAGATTGTTGCAAACTTTGACTGCAGAAGCTTTTCTGTCTGAACTTGGAATGAGATGCACTTTTTTAATTAAGGAAGAACTCAGTCGTAAATCATCGCGAAATATTTCAGGCTGGTCTTCCGAAGCCTGTTGTAATTGTCACTACTCAAGTCTCAGTAAAACGTTTGTTAATAGTAATACTCCCGAAGATGTGTGGAAGAAGTTGGCATACGAGCTCTACGAAAAATATCCTCATAACTTCGAGAACACAAAATGGGTTGCTTTTATGGCTTGTACACGTTATCACCCTCCCAAGAAAATCAATTCCGAATTCCTGAGTTACAATGAAATACTTCTTCGGACAACAGCTCATTTCGCTCTCG GAACAGGGGGTTTAGCCTTACTTGGAACGGGGACTTTACATGCTTGGCCAGAAACGCTTAAAGATTTGCAGGTAGTTTTGGGTAATACAAGAATTGTTGATCCAACATTGATGGATGACACTGCTTATCG ACACACTTACTGGGCGGCTTTTGCTACAGGATTGGGTGCTGTTTGGCATGAATTAGGTCATTGTTTCGGACTGGAACACTATCCCCAGGGTATAATGTTTCGTGGTGATGATATTAATTTATGTCTTGGATTTCCACCTCCTGATTCTGTTTGTCCACATGAATCCAATATGAATGGTAAATCTGTCCAAGCTACAGATCGATATGATAGTTCGAATCCTGATAATAGACATAGAAGAGACCTTTGTCAA ATTCAACCCCCGAAGTCATTGTCCCGTGCTATACAATTTCATCGCATAGTGCAATTTCATCCAATAAAGTCTCGTTTACATTCCTCGGATCAAACCACAAATGAAGAAATGAAATTTAAGCGATGGGGATTTTGTAAGTCTTTATGGCATCAAGGTTCTGCTTTTTGGGGAACAAAGGCACTTTCAAAGCTACTTTCATGTCC ATGGATCATCGAAACGCCAACTTTAGATAAAGACAAACTACCTGTTCAGAAATGA
- a CDS encoding hypothetical protein (EggNog:ENOG410XAIV~COG:T) has translation MAVKTEPFLLERTVYVGIALIIPSYSIYKLFISSKSPVNLNLLRLKNVSLTQNLVLMQDAAEFQWTLLPLWMSFVPYLLLYSIVSSFVFALVNKKIFKCCRIILSIWLINYLVGYKILMDVFLNILCFSCISYLVSGNWLLIWAFAVLVFQASESFESSFNFGLISYDWYMILYAAHFYIVLRSLSVALSFHKCSNNFKSSFVKKTEKEESIINCAPKSSLESLLDALDYSLYPHSLLLGPLVLYSNWVNFWENLDSLHSNHLSPSFRTLLDTLISLVSKAIRLIFWSSFWSLCLCIVYPNSFGYLISYAQISELSIQNKSNQYYLIIDRGTVGASIYLRSLHLFIIYLQFYGWPYVLSNFECLLINLLQKLLNILQSCGRNTKATTTVTDQTRKSHSDPSLIQVSFMPEPPACLLHFLLISECWRSFDRGLYNFIKSYIFIPVMKFNLPSNYKHSLLLIPFPIIKNWLALTLSYSFVLLYHGIDKTNAIWLSTNLLLLFSERSVKWIYRCTNLGSEIRHQLSDRWIRRLSLLLCATSGIFSVLGNLHFLFGSKVANQLAVWLIYDPTLRFTVFVYFYCQMNFVTDLRSLFPSIRPHFEKKIQ, from the exons atggCTGTCAAGACTGAGCCTTTTCTTCTGGAACGAACTGTATATGTCGGCATAGCTTTAATTATCCCAAGTTATTCGATTTATAAGCTTTTTATCTCTTCGAAAAGTCCAG TAAATCTAAATTTATTACGACTGAAAAATGTTAGTTTAACTCAAAATTTGGTGCTAATGCAAGATGCAGCTGAATTTCAGTGGACGTTGCTTCCGTTGTGGATGAGTTTTGTACCTTATCTTCTACTCTATTCGATCGTATCATCATTCGTTTTTGCGTTGGTGAACAAAAAA ATATTCAAATGTTGTCGAATAATATTATCAATTTGGCTAATAAATTATTTGGTAGGTTATAAAATCCTAATGGACGTCTTTTTGAACATATTATGCTTTTCATGCATAAGTTATTTGGTCTCTGGAAATTGGCTCTTGATATGGGCGTTTGCAGTTTTAGTGTTTCAAGCATCTGAATCCTTT GAATCATCGTTTAACTTTGGATTGATATCATACGACTGGTATATGATCTTGTATGCGGCGCATTTTTATATAGTTCTACGCAGTTTAAGTGTGGCGTTATCGTTCCATAAATGTTCGAACAATTTTAAGTCATCTTTTGTCAAAAAGACAGAAAAAGAGGAATCAATCATTAACTGTGCCCCTAAATCCTCACTAGAAAGTTTATTGGATGCATTAGACTATTCTTTATACCCTCATTCATTGCTGTTAGGTCCACTCGTCTTGTATTCAAATTGGGTTAATTTCTGG GAAAATCTTGATAGTTTACATTCCAATCATCTGTCACCCAGTTTTAGAACATTACTCGACACACTGATATCACTTGTTTCCAAAGCTATCCGGTTGATATTCTGGAGCTCATTTTGGTCATTATGCCTTTGTATAGTTTATCCGAATTCATTCGGTTATTTGATTTCTTATGCACAAATTAGTGAATTATCtatacaaaataaatcaaatcagTACTATCTTATTATTGATCGTGGTACAGTGGGTGCGAGTATTTATTTACGTAGTctacatttattcattatatatttacaattttatGGATGGCCATACGTACTTTCAAATTTCGAATGCCTACTCATAAATTTGTTAcagaaattattgaatattcttCAATCATGTGGGCGAAACACCAAAGCTACTACTACTGTCACTGATCAAACAAGAAAATCTCATAGTGACCCAAGCCTAATTCAGGTTTCGTTTATGCCTGAACCACCAGCATGTCTCTTACATTTCCTTCTGATTTCTGAATGTTGGCG GTCATTCGATCGCGGATTGTACAATTTCATTAAATC TTATATTTTTATACCTGTTATGAAGTTCAATTTACCGTCAAATTATAAACATTCATTACTATTAATTCCCTTTCCTATCATTAAAAATTGGTTAGCGCTTACTTTATCctattcatttgttcttttatATCATGGAATTGATAAAACAAATG CAATTTGGTTATCGACAAATTTACTGCTTTTATTTTCTGAACGTTCTGTGAAATGGATTTATCGATGTACTAATCTTGGATCAGAAATT cGTCATCAGTTGTCTGATAGATGGATTCGACGTCTTTCACTGTTACTTTGTGCAACCAGTGGAATTTTTTCAGTTTTGGGAAATTTGCACTTCCTCTTCGGTTCGAAAGTTGCAAATCAACTAGCTGTGTGGTTGATATATGATCCAA CTCTACGTTTCACAGTATTTGTGTATTTCTATTGCCAAATGAATTTTGTCACCGATTTAAGAAGTCTATTCCCATCGATCAGACCACATTTTGAGAAAAAGATTCAATGA
- a CDS encoding hypothetical protein (EggNog:ENOG410XAIV~COG:T), with translation MQDAAEFQWTLLPLWMSFVPYLLLYSIVSSFVFALVNKKIFKCCRIILSIWLINYLVGYKILMDVFLNILCFSCISYLVSGNWLLIWAFAVLVFQASESFESSFNFGLISYDWYMILYAAHFYIVLRSLSVALSFHKCSNNFKSSFVKKTEKEESIINCAPKSSLESLLDALDYSLYPHSLLLGPLVLYSNWVNFWENLDSLHSNHLSPSFRTLLDTLISLVSKAIRLIFWSSFWSLCLCIVYPNSFGYLISYAQISELSIQNKSNQYYLIIDRGTVGASIYLRSLHLFIIYLQFYGWPYVLSNFECLLINLLQKLLNILQSCGRNTKATTTVTDQTRKSHSDPSLIQVSFMPEPPACLLHFLLISECWRLVYDVLLF, from the exons ATGCAAGATGCAGCTGAATTTCAGTGGACGTTGCTTCCGTTGTGGATGAGTTTTGTACCTTATCTTCTACTCTATTCGATCGTATCATCATTCGTTTTTGCGTTGGTGAACAAAAAA ATATTCAAATGTTGTCGAATAATATTATCAATTTGGCTAATAAATTATTTGGTAGGTTATAAAATCCTAATGGACGTCTTTTTGAACATATTATGCTTTTCATGCATAAGTTATTTGGTCTCTGGAAATTGGCTCTTGATATGGGCGTTTGCAGTTTTAGTGTTTCAAGCATCTGAATCCTTT GAATCATCGTTTAACTTTGGATTGATATCATACGACTGGTATATGATCTTGTATGCGGCGCATTTTTATATAGTTCTACGCAGTTTAAGTGTGGCGTTATCGTTCCATAAATGTTCGAACAATTTTAAGTCATCTTTTGTCAAAAAGACAGAAAAAGAGGAATCAATCATTAACTGTGCCCCTAAATCCTCACTAGAAAGTTTATTGGATGCATTAGACTATTCTTTATACCCTCATTCATTGCTGTTAGGTCCACTCGTCTTGTATTCAAATTGGGTTAATTTCTGG GAAAATCTTGATAGTTTACATTCCAATCATCTGTCACCCAGTTTTAGAACATTACTCGACACACTGATATCACTTGTTTCCAAAGCTATCCGGTTGATATTCTGGAGCTCATTTTGGTCATTATGCCTTTGTATAGTTTATCCGAATTCATTCGGTTATTTGATTTCTTATGCACAAATTAGTGAATTATCtatacaaaataaatcaaatcagTACTATCTTATTATTGATCGTGGTACAGTGGGTGCGAGTATTTATTTACGTAGTctacatttattcattatatatttacaattttatGGATGGCCATACGTACTTTCAAATTTCGAATGCCTACTCATAAATTTGTTAcagaaattattgaatattcttCAATCATGTGGGCGAAACACCAAAGCTACTACTACTGTCACTGATCAAACAAGAAAATCTCATAGTGACCCAAGCCTAATTCAGGTTTCGTTTATGCCTGAACCACCAGCATGTCTCTTACATTTCCTTCTGATTTCTGAATGTTGGCGGTTAGTTTACGATGTACTTCTGTTCTAA